The following coding sequences lie in one Oceanidesulfovibrio indonesiensis genomic window:
- a CDS encoding murein hydrolase activator EnvC family protein, which produces MRNFLKPFLFVVTGLLAAAFIASFSLAQEELKEEAKATKAAVAELTEQERALHKDLATVEDEMKVLEQAIAEKEKALAGLEQVEADIDHKREALQAQREETSKELTELLRKLWPIHVLNTTQRGRAMETWDQADREFTWLAALYERAGSKMQEIGQQNAALRNTLEEQKQAAEKARAELASINQDKDRLLGARIEFQRRIAEVRKEKLSAEEELEQILAAIQDMEYKLKREAERKADEARRKEEEEKRQAEAARQAEEERLKAEAERQAEEERKQAEAARRAEQERLRTALEEARAEFEPKPMPSLSGRKAIGGLKGKLPWPVERGNLRLSFKENADPPHRGLGLSVFEREQVHAVAWGKVVHSDTLRGYGKVVILVHGEEYFSLYAYLAETSVEVGEEVDSGQVIGRAGYFPELKGPGLYFELRFHQKAINPKAWLASLN; this is translated from the coding sequence ATGCGCAATTTTCTGAAACCCTTCCTTTTCGTTGTCACCGGGCTGCTCGCGGCGGCGTTCATCGCGTCGTTCTCCCTGGCCCAGGAAGAGCTGAAGGAGGAGGCCAAGGCCACCAAGGCCGCGGTGGCGGAGCTTACGGAACAGGAGCGGGCCCTGCACAAGGACCTCGCCACTGTGGAAGACGAGATGAAGGTCCTGGAGCAGGCCATAGCCGAGAAGGAAAAAGCGCTCGCCGGCCTGGAGCAGGTCGAGGCGGACATCGACCACAAACGCGAGGCGCTCCAGGCGCAGCGGGAAGAGACCTCCAAGGAGCTGACCGAACTGCTGCGCAAGTTGTGGCCCATCCATGTACTCAACACCACCCAGCGCGGACGCGCCATGGAGACGTGGGATCAGGCCGATCGCGAGTTCACCTGGCTTGCTGCGTTGTACGAGCGCGCCGGCTCCAAGATGCAGGAGATCGGGCAGCAGAACGCAGCGCTCCGGAACACCCTGGAAGAGCAGAAGCAGGCGGCTGAAAAGGCTCGCGCCGAGCTGGCATCCATCAACCAGGACAAGGATCGGCTCCTGGGCGCACGGATCGAGTTTCAACGGCGAATCGCCGAAGTGCGTAAGGAAAAGCTCTCCGCCGAAGAGGAACTCGAACAGATCCTCGCCGCCATCCAGGATATGGAGTATAAGCTGAAGCGTGAGGCCGAGCGCAAGGCCGATGAGGCGCGCCGCAAGGAGGAAGAAGAGAAACGCCAGGCCGAGGCTGCCCGTCAGGCGGAAGAAGAGCGGCTCAAGGCCGAAGCCGAACGCCAGGCGGAAGAAGAACGGAAGCAGGCCGAGGCGGCGCGTCGTGCCGAACAGGAGCGTCTGCGGACCGCGCTCGAGGAAGCGCGGGCAGAGTTCGAACCCAAGCCCATGCCGTCACTGTCAGGCCGGAAGGCCATCGGCGGACTCAAGGGGAAGCTGCCCTGGCCCGTGGAGCGTGGCAATCTTCGTCTGAGCTTCAAGGAAAATGCGGATCCGCCGCATCGCGGTCTGGGGCTTTCCGTTTTCGAACGAGAACAGGTGCACGCAGTGGCCTGGGGTAAAGTTGTGCACAGTGATACCTTGCGCGGATACGGCAAGGTTGTCATTCTTGTGCACGGCGAAGAATATTTCAGTCTGTATGCGTACCTCGCCGAGACCAGTGTGGAAGTCGGCGAGGAGGTTGATTCGGGTCAAGTTATCGGCAGAGCTGGATATTTCCCTGAACTGAAAGGACCCGGTCTTTATTTTGAATTGCGTTTTCACCAAAAAGCTATTAATCCAAAAGCTTGGCTTGCATCCTTGAATTGA
- a CDS encoding S41 family peptidase: MRRQLFFVSLLLVLCLAGPAAAQDGNRYDPLKRFSQVMDMVETYYVRDVNRKELVDGAVKGMLQELDPHSAYMDKEAFSEMQVQTTGEFSGIGIEISMKNGRLVVVSPIEDSPAHRAGLKSGDVILEIDEVSTQDMSLMDAVKMIRGPKGSEVVLTILHRNTKTPERVVIVRDTIAIDSVKSHILEPGYLYLRLTKFNEHTTEEMQDAIADARKKGPLDGIVLDLRDNPGGLLDQAVDVSDAFLAEGKIVYIQGRSESSRKDFVARAQSTDLDTNLVVLINAGSASASEIVAGALQDHNRALVIGEPTFGKGSVQTIIPLSDGGGMKLTTALYYTPNGRSIQAEGIKPDLLIPMSTENEWDAFTMRESYLSRHLQNGNTKQEEGKYTKEVQTLMENDNQLRIALKFVKNLPAMKAFY, from the coding sequence ATGCGACGGCAATTATTCTTCGTTTCTTTGCTTCTCGTCCTGTGTCTGGCGGGTCCCGCAGCCGCCCAGGACGGCAACCGATACGATCCGCTCAAGCGGTTCAGCCAGGTCATGGACATGGTGGAAACCTACTATGTCCGCGACGTGAATCGTAAAGAGCTGGTGGACGGCGCGGTGAAGGGAATGCTCCAGGAGCTCGACCCTCATTCCGCCTATATGGATAAAGAGGCGTTCTCGGAGATGCAGGTGCAGACCACCGGCGAGTTCTCCGGAATCGGCATTGAAATCAGCATGAAAAACGGCCGCCTCGTGGTGGTCTCGCCTATCGAGGATTCTCCGGCCCACCGCGCCGGCCTGAAGAGCGGCGACGTCATTCTGGAAATCGATGAAGTTTCCACCCAGGACATGTCTCTCATGGACGCGGTGAAGATGATCCGCGGGCCCAAGGGCAGCGAGGTCGTGCTGACCATTCTGCACCGTAACACCAAGACCCCCGAGCGTGTGGTCATAGTGCGCGACACCATCGCCATCGACAGCGTGAAGTCGCATATCCTGGAGCCCGGCTACCTGTACCTCCGGCTCACCAAATTCAACGAGCACACCACGGAGGAAATGCAGGACGCCATTGCCGACGCCAGGAAGAAGGGGCCGCTGGATGGCATCGTGCTCGATTTGCGCGACAACCCCGGCGGTCTGCTCGATCAGGCTGTGGACGTCTCAGACGCGTTCCTCGCTGAAGGCAAGATCGTGTATATTCAAGGCCGCAGCGAATCCTCCCGCAAGGACTTCGTGGCCCGCGCCCAGTCCACGGACCTGGACACCAACCTCGTGGTGCTCATCAACGCCGGTTCCGCTTCGGCCTCCGAAATCGTGGCAGGCGCCTTGCAGGATCACAACCGCGCCCTGGTCATAGGAGAGCCCACATTCGGCAAAGGCTCGGTCCAGACCATCATCCCCCTCTCGGACGGCGGCGGCATGAAGCTGACAACAGCCTTGTACTACACGCCGAACGGCCGCTCCATCCAGGCCGAGGGCATCAAGCCCGATCTGCTTATCCCAATGAGCACCGAAAACGAGTGGGACGCCTTCACCATGCGCGAGAGCTATCTCTCCCGCCACCTCCAGAACGGCAATACCAAGCAGGAAGAAGGCAAATACACCAAGGAAGTCCAGACGCTCATGGAGAACGACAACCAGCTGCGCATCGCGCTCAAGTTCGTTAAGAACCTCCCGGCAATGAAGGCCTTCTATTGA